Proteins from a genomic interval of Sphingobacterium sp. SYP-B4668:
- a CDS encoding vWA domain-containing protein, whose translation MKTYYNNIKKQVYAIAIVATMIVTIGTLNSCKSDECEFVELKGCQTGVDVAFLVDYTGSMGGAIESIKAQVSTIVQTIATQSNGNYRLSLSIFDEMPTKQATTYTNSAPYLALPAAQKIINTSNALFSQHLTMLEPFAPVNETSFTNQLGQLLTNMPIGGGMGTPEPGDLLLKEILSNNFAGAWRTGNVKKIVILITDAPAGGDDDLANATDDAELASLASIANGMGVQCVLISAIDNSNYKLSLINNNTNGLTYVTPEFKGVSDEIVNAIKASCGE comes from the coding sequence ATGAAAACATATTATAACAATATAAAAAAGCAGGTATATGCAATAGCTATAGTTGCCACAATGATAGTAACGATTGGAACTTTAAATTCCTGCAAGAGTGACGAATGTGAGTTTGTCGAACTCAAGGGTTGTCAGACTGGGGTAGACGTAGCTTTCTTAGTCGATTATACCGGTAGTATGGGAGGTGCTATTGAGTCAATTAAGGCGCAAGTATCGACGATTGTCCAGACAATTGCTACACAATCCAACGGGAATTATAGGTTGTCACTATCCATCTTCGATGAAATGCCGACTAAACAAGCAACGACGTATACAAATTCAGCTCCATATTTGGCCTTGCCAGCCGCTCAGAAGATTATAAACACAAGTAATGCGCTCTTCTCGCAACATTTGACCATGTTGGAACCTTTTGCCCCTGTCAATGAAACGTCCTTTACCAATCAATTGGGGCAACTGTTGACCAATATGCCGATTGGAGGAGGAATGGGAACTCCTGAACCAGGGGATTTATTGCTCAAGGAGATTTTGTCCAATAATTTTGCTGGAGCATGGCGTACCGGTAATGTCAAAAAGATTGTCATCCTGATTACAGATGCTCCTGCTGGTGGGGACGATGATTTGGCAAATGCTACAGATGATGCCGAATTGGCCTCTTTAGCCAGCATAGCCAATGGGATGGGCGTACAGTGTGTGTTAATCAGCGCCATTGACAATTCGAATTACAAGCTTAGTCTGATTAATAATAACACCAATGGACTGACTTATGTGACGCCTGAATTCAAAGGTGTGTC